From one Nonomuraea polychroma genomic stretch:
- a CDS encoding serine/threonine-protein kinase translates to MRRDDDGERTATLGRSAGTPLKPEDPPAIGPYELISRLGSGGMGVVYLAKAADGSRVALKAIRRDFTADPVYRARFHEEVSNARKVASFCTARVLDHGEDRGVLYLVTEYIDGISLEDHLIEHGALSPSVLHAAAVGVAAALTAIHAAGLVHRDLKPANVMLTLAGPRVIDFGLARSTHVDSRHTNANMVMGTPGWIAPEQVFEGRTSPAGDVFAWGSLIAYAGLGGHPFGEGDAYVMAARARTAPPDLRGLPTPLDRLVAAAIHPDPARRPTARQLLLELVEAADEPAAQLAATKHLTNAWNPSEFAPLAHGPHVVPPPERTGPVPGPARPPRPDARAPHVDGPGHGPRPDGPGRGPHMPPPAERTGPTPGAARGPQLPHPERTGPVPGVAPQPPGQVPHPERTGPLPRGRAPLPHHATTGQGPLPGYRPARPKRGVFAGCLTALVIAAVLLVLLLVALASLFRSPPAGADGPVQDGKLRFAVTSTTCPKPAKDATKRTCRIGVKINNVGHEARVLYPGQQKLIDEDDVLHGGTMLLDKNGKEIMPIRIEPGGAFTGTLVFDLPKNLKPTGLEVHDSGLSAGARINLDS, encoded by the coding sequence TTGAGACGGGATGACGACGGCGAGAGGACGGCGACATTGGGGCGCTCCGCAGGCACTCCGCTGAAGCCGGAAGACCCGCCGGCGATCGGTCCCTACGAGCTGATCAGCCGTCTCGGCTCCGGCGGCATGGGCGTGGTCTACCTCGCCAAGGCCGCCGACGGGTCGCGCGTGGCGCTCAAGGCGATCCGCAGGGACTTCACCGCCGACCCGGTCTATCGCGCGCGTTTCCACGAGGAGGTCTCCAACGCACGCAAGGTGGCCTCGTTCTGCACGGCGCGGGTGCTCGACCACGGCGAGGACCGGGGTGTGCTCTACCTCGTCACCGAATACATCGACGGCATCTCGCTGGAAGACCATCTGATCGAGCACGGGGCGTTGTCGCCGTCCGTGCTGCACGCCGCCGCCGTCGGCGTGGCGGCGGCGCTGACCGCGATCCACGCGGCGGGGCTCGTGCACCGCGACCTCAAGCCGGCGAACGTCATGCTGACGCTGGCCGGGCCGCGGGTGATCGACTTCGGGCTCGCGCGGTCCACGCACGTCGACTCCCGGCACACGAACGCCAACATGGTCATGGGCACACCCGGATGGATCGCTCCCGAGCAGGTCTTCGAGGGGCGGACCAGCCCGGCGGGGGACGTGTTCGCGTGGGGGTCGCTGATCGCGTACGCGGGGCTGGGCGGGCATCCGTTCGGCGAGGGGGACGCGTACGTGATGGCGGCCCGGGCCCGTACCGCGCCGCCCGACCTGCGGGGGTTGCCCACGCCGCTGGACCGGCTTGTGGCGGCGGCCATCCACCCCGACCCGGCGCGGCGGCCGACGGCCAGGCAGCTGCTGCTGGAGCTGGTGGAGGCCGCCGACGAGCCGGCGGCGCAGCTGGCGGCGACCAAGCACCTGACCAACGCGTGGAACCCGTCGGAGTTCGCGCCGCTCGCCCACGGGCCGCACGTGGTCCCGCCACCGGAACGCACCGGCCCCGTCCCGGGACCCGCCCGCCCGCCGCGCCCGGACGCCCGCGCGCCGCACGTGGACGGTCCCGGCCATGGCCCGCGCCCGGACGGTCCCGGCCGCGGCCCGCACATGCCGCCGCCGGCCGAGCGCACCGGGCCGACGCCGGGAGCCGCGCGGGGCCCCCAGCTGCCACACCCCGAGCGCACGGGACCCGTGCCGGGCGTGGCACCGCAGCCGCCTGGGCAGGTGCCGCATCCTGAGCGGACCGGGCCGTTGCCGAGGGGGCGGGCGCCGCTTCCGCACCACGCGACGACCGGCCAGGGGCCGTTGCCGGGCTACCGGCCCGCCCGCCCGAAGCGGGGCGTGTTCGCGGGCTGCCTGACCGCCCTGGTGATCGCGGCCGTGCTGCTGGTCCTGCTGCTGGTGGCGCTGGCCTCGTTATTCCGCTCCCCGCCGGCCGGCGCAGACGGCCCGGTGCAGGACGGCAAGCTGAGGTTCGCCGTGACGAGCACGACGTGCCCCAAGCCCGCCAAGGACGCGACGAAGCGCACCTGCCGGATCGGCGTGAAGATCAACAACGTCGGCCACGAGGCCAGGGTGCTCTACCCGGGCCAGCAGAAGCTGATCGACGAGGACGACGTGCTGCACGGCGGCACCATGCTGCTCGACAAGAACGGCAAGGAGATCATGCCGATCCGCATCGAGCCCGGCGGCGCGTTCACCGGCACGCTGGTGTTCGATCTGCCGAAGAACCTCAAGCCCACGGGCCTGGAGGTGCACGACTCCGGACTGAGCGCGGGAGCCAGGATCAACCTGGACTCCTAG
- a CDS encoding cytochrome P450, protein MPRGLPRATALESLRLAAAFMTHGAPHVVPGRDPLRARPLLADLESRYGGRPVLVRGPRGPALLVLSKRDVLRVLDEERNAYAPAEERRLNVPTDVLRPAFIEIAREEAAELTDGVVDYRRLNARWQRVARRCVYGDGGAGDEELTSLLARLTRAARRRAGRRREILSGRYDTRILDHLRRAEPGSLAGLIAETSRASESRRLMQAAFWLMGLGVTATGLMQTLALLATHPGHRRTARAEPDHLRACLREALRLWPPVPALSQVSAVATEWYGTTLPAGTAVLVPLAAHQRSARLPYANTFAPEIWLDGTAADEWWARPGCDGVHLTLAVAGAFLGGMVQMARPKPVGRILSPHRPLPYTLDVSRLRVTMRPARRTSVRP, encoded by the coding sequence GTGCCTAGGGGCCTGCCCCGGGCGACCGCGCTGGAGAGCCTGCGCCTCGCGGCCGCCTTCATGACCCACGGCGCGCCGCACGTGGTTCCCGGGCGCGACCCGCTGCGCGCCCGCCCTCTGCTGGCCGACCTGGAATCCCGGTACGGCGGCCGCCCCGTGCTGGTACGCGGCCCGCGGGGCCCGGCGCTGCTGGTGTTGTCCAAGCGCGACGTGCTGCGCGTGCTGGACGAGGAGCGGAACGCGTACGCGCCGGCCGAGGAGCGCCGGCTGAACGTCCCGACGGACGTTCTGCGCCCGGCGTTCATCGAGATCGCCCGCGAGGAGGCCGCGGAGCTGACCGACGGCGTGGTGGACTACCGGCGGCTCAACGCCCGCTGGCAGCGCGTGGCCAGGCGCTGTGTGTACGGCGACGGGGGGGCCGGCGACGAGGAGCTCACCAGCCTGCTGGCGCGGCTCACGCGGGCGGCCAGGCGGCGGGCCGGGCGCCGCAGGGAGATCCTGTCCGGCCGCTACGACACCCGCATCCTCGACCACCTGCGCCGCGCCGAGCCGGGCAGCTTGGCCGGTCTGATCGCCGAGACGTCCCGCGCGTCCGAGTCGCGCCGGCTCATGCAGGCGGCCTTCTGGCTGATGGGGCTCGGCGTCACCGCGACGGGCCTCATGCAGACGCTGGCGCTGCTCGCCACCCACCCCGGTCATCGCAGGACGGCCCGCGCCGAGCCCGACCATCTGCGGGCCTGCCTGCGCGAGGCGCTGCGCCTGTGGCCGCCGGTCCCCGCGCTGTCCCAGGTCTCGGCCGTGGCCACCGAATGGTACGGCACCACCCTGCCCGCAGGCACCGCCGTGCTGGTGCCGCTCGCGGCGCACCAGCGCAGCGCGCGCCTGCCGTACGCGAACACGTTCGCGCCCGAGATCTGGCTCGACGGCACCGCGGCGGACGAGTGGTGGGCCCGGCCGGGCTGCGACGGCGTGCACCTGACGCTCGCGGTGGCCGGCGCCTTCCTTGGCGGCATGGTGCAGATGGCCCGCCCCAAGCCGGTCGGCCGGATCCTCTCCCCGCACCGGCCCCTCCCGTACACGCTCGACGTCTCGCGGCTGCGGGTGACGATGCGCCCGGCCCGCCGCACCTCCGTCCGCCCCTGA
- a CDS encoding IclR family transcriptional regulator, whose product MLTQTVSQAPQLVDDRPVPQPGSLERGIDILLALSAASRPVSLAQLCRSTGLPKSTAHRILGVLCSRELATRVGNGYVPGELLETMAGIARARVPGTRRAVLPYLLYLYETTRQTVNLAVPSGLEARYVERLYGHNRVRSPSDGLDRTPLHCTAAGKALLAFDPKLREEVLARGSFERMTRRTIITLAGLERELAQVRRHGLAYASEEFAEGVACVAAPVFGPGGRICMSLGVAARAHTVPLGKLGIAVRGAAQAISAALLGV is encoded by the coding sequence ATGCTCACGCAAACCGTCAGCCAAGCGCCACAGCTCGTCGACGATCGCCCGGTGCCGCAGCCGGGGAGCTTGGAGAGGGGGATCGACATCCTCCTCGCGCTGAGCGCGGCCTCCCGACCGGTCAGCCTGGCGCAGCTGTGCCGCAGCACCGGCCTGCCCAAGTCGACCGCGCACCGGATCCTGGGCGTGCTCTGCTCGCGCGAGCTTGCCACCCGGGTGGGCAACGGCTACGTGCCCGGCGAGCTGCTGGAGACCATGGCGGGCATCGCCCGGGCCCGGGTGCCCGGCACCCGGCGAGCGGTGCTGCCGTACCTTCTCTACCTGTACGAGACCACCAGGCAGACGGTGAACCTGGCCGTGCCCTCCGGCCTGGAGGCCCGCTACGTCGAACGGCTGTACGGCCACAACCGGGTCCGCTCCCCCTCCGACGGCCTGGACCGGACGCCGCTGCACTGCACGGCGGCCGGCAAGGCGTTGCTGGCGTTCGACCCGAAGCTGCGCGAGGAGGTGCTGGCACGCGGCTCGTTCGAGCGTATGACGCGCCGGACGATCATCACCCTGGCCGGGCTCGAACGCGAGCTGGCTCAGGTGCGCCGCCACGGCCTGGCCTACGCTTCGGAGGAGTTCGCCGAGGGCGTGGCCTGTGTGGCGGCTCCGGTGTTCGGTCCTGGCGGCCGCATCTGCATGTCCCTGGGGGTGGCCGCCCGCGCCCACACCGTGCCGCTGGGCAAGCTCGGCATCGCCGTACGCGGGGCCGCTCAGGCCATCTCGGCCGCGCTCCTCGGCGTGTAG
- the eda gene encoding bifunctional 4-hydroxy-2-oxoglutarate aldolase/2-dehydro-3-deoxy-phosphogluconate aldolase produces MSLLDLAPVIPVVVIEDVETAVPMARALVAGGLPVIEVTLRTPAAREAIARIADEVPEATVGAGTIRTHDDIAASVSAGARFLVSPGTTLSLVEAMDSSGVPYLPGAATVSEVMALVERGIKELKFFPAEAAGGVPYLKALSGPLPDVRFCPTGGIRVNTAPEYLALPNVGCVGGTWLTPADALAAGDWGRVEKLASEAAALR; encoded by the coding sequence ATGAGCTTGCTCGATCTCGCCCCCGTGATCCCGGTCGTTGTGATCGAGGACGTCGAGACCGCCGTGCCGATGGCCCGGGCGCTGGTCGCCGGTGGGCTGCCGGTCATCGAGGTGACGTTGCGCACGCCGGCCGCGCGCGAGGCGATCGCCAGGATCGCCGACGAGGTGCCCGAGGCGACGGTGGGCGCCGGGACGATCCGGACTCATGACGACATCGCGGCGTCGGTGTCCGCGGGGGCGAGGTTCCTGGTCTCGCCGGGCACGACCCTGTCGCTGGTCGAGGCCATGGACTCGAGCGGGGTCCCGTACCTGCCCGGTGCCGCCACCGTGTCGGAGGTGATGGCGCTGGTGGAGCGGGGGATCAAGGAGCTGAAGTTCTTCCCGGCCGAGGCCGCGGGCGGGGTGCCGTACCTGAAGGCGCTGTCGGGGCCGCTGCCGGACGTGCGGTTCTGCCCGACGGGCGGCATCCGGGTGAACACCGCGCCGGAGTACCTGGCGCTGCCGAACGTGGGTTGCGTGGGCGGCACCTGGCTCACCCCTGCGGACGCGCTGGCGGCCGGCGACTGGGGCCGCGTGGAGAAGCTCGCCTCGGAGGCCGCCGCCCTGCGCTGA
- the glk gene encoding glucokinase translates to MSAFDLPWLVADIGGTNARFGLVTSLGARPSHVAVLAGADYATLSEAVTAYLAEHAGGVRPGAACLALAGPIDGDRYRLTNSAWSGSVHDLGIPYVRLLNDFEALAVSLPHLDGDDLVSLGGPELGYGVKAVLGPGTGLGVGGLVPTEHGWTPIPGEGGHVTVPVVDRRELEIVRVLQAQGLPHVVAEHVLSGPGLVRLHRALAQVNGVSAPELNASDIAARLDDSLCAETIEVFCGMLGSFAGNVALTLGARGGVYLGGGVLPRIVERVRTSSFRTRFAANPDMAAYLAAIGTALIVAPQPALTGAAAWLSQRARRELVG, encoded by the coding sequence GTGAGTGCCTTTGACCTTCCGTGGCTCGTCGCCGACATCGGGGGGACCAATGCCAGGTTCGGCCTGGTCACCTCGCTGGGCGCGCGGCCTTCGCACGTCGCGGTCCTGGCCGGGGCGGACTACGCCACCCTCTCCGAGGCCGTGACCGCCTACCTGGCGGAGCACGCCGGCGGAGTGCGGCCGGGGGCGGCCTGCCTGGCCCTGGCCGGGCCGATCGATGGCGACCGTTACCGGCTCACGAACTCGGCCTGGTCCGGGTCCGTGCACGATCTCGGCATCCCCTACGTACGCCTGCTCAACGACTTCGAGGCGCTGGCCGTGTCCCTGCCCCACCTGGACGGCGACGACCTGGTGTCCCTGGGCGGGCCGGAGCTCGGCTACGGGGTCAAGGCCGTGCTCGGTCCCGGCACCGGGCTCGGCGTGGGCGGGCTGGTGCCGACCGAGCACGGCTGGACCCCGATCCCCGGTGAGGGCGGTCATGTCACCGTGCCGGTGGTGGACCGGCGGGAGCTGGAGATCGTCCGCGTGCTGCAGGCGCAGGGCCTGCCCCACGTGGTGGCCGAGCACGTGTTGTCCGGTCCCGGCCTGGTCCGGCTGCACCGGGCGCTGGCCCAGGTGAACGGCGTCAGCGCGCCCGAGCTGAACGCCTCGGACATCGCGGCCAGACTCGACGACTCGCTGTGCGCGGAGACGATCGAGGTGTTCTGCGGGATGCTGGGCAGCTTCGCGGGCAACGTGGCGCTGACTCTCGGCGCTCGGGGCGGGGTGTACCTGGGCGGCGGAGTGCTGCCACGTATCGTGGAACGCGTGCGCACCAGCAGCTTCCGCACGCGGTTCGCTGCGAATCCGGACATGGCCGCATACCTGGCGGCCATCGGGACCGCGCTGATCGTCGCGCCCCAGCCGGCGCTGACCGGCGCGGCCGCCTGGCTGAGCCAGCGAGCCCGCAGGGAGCTGGTGGGCTGA
- the edd gene encoding phosphogluconate dehydratase, with the protein MNPIIKEITERIAERSAASRAAYLARIRRDGEAAKGKGPARAHLGCANLAHGFASADAEDKQILRGVGNAAKPGVAIVTSYNDMLSAHAPYETYPPELKAAVRRAGGVAQVAGGVPAMCDGITQGRAGMELSLYSRDVIAMATAIALSHDMFDASLLLGVCDKIVPGLFIGALHFGHLPAIFVPAGPMASGLPNKVKARTRQLFAEGKVGREELLDAEAKSYHSPGTCTFYGTANSNQALMEVMGLHLPGSTFVNPHTELRHALTEAAGRRAVEITAHGAEYTPIGELVDEKAIVNACVALLATGGSTNHTLHLVAMAAAAGIVLTWDDFARLSGVVPSLTKIYPNGQADVNHFRDAGGMQVLIGDLLDEGLLHGDVMTVAGPGLDRYREAPSLVDGSLVWAPVTGGSKDLDVLRPVAQPFSADGGIHMVAGNLGRAVSKVSAVKPEHLVIEAPAKVFDDQLDLLKAFEAGELDGQDFVAVIRYQGPSANGMPELHKLTPPLAVLLDRGQRVAIVTDGRMSGASGKVPAAIHLSPEAADGGPIALVREGDVIRLDSAAGTLELLVPAEELARRTPEGRPLSDAQWVGTGRELFAAFRRMAGHAEQGAGIFGVSGAESPHHGPGLGFPAEAGASHLETGTPVGARPAGLAR; encoded by the coding sequence GTGAATCCGATCATCAAGGAGATCACCGAACGCATCGCCGAGCGCAGCGCCGCCAGCCGCGCCGCCTACCTGGCGCGGATCCGGCGCGACGGCGAGGCCGCCAAGGGCAAGGGCCCGGCCCGCGCCCACCTCGGCTGCGCGAACCTGGCGCACGGCTTCGCTTCGGCGGACGCCGAGGACAAGCAAATCCTGCGGGGTGTCGGCAACGCAGCCAAGCCGGGCGTGGCGATCGTGACGAGCTACAACGACATGCTCTCCGCCCACGCGCCGTACGAGACGTACCCGCCGGAGCTGAAGGCCGCCGTGCGCCGGGCCGGGGGCGTGGCGCAGGTGGCGGGCGGCGTGCCGGCGATGTGCGACGGCATCACCCAGGGGCGGGCCGGCATGGAGCTGTCGCTCTACAGCCGTGACGTGATCGCCATGGCCACCGCCATCGCGCTGTCGCACGACATGTTCGACGCGTCGCTGCTGCTGGGCGTGTGCGACAAGATCGTGCCTGGGCTGTTCATCGGGGCGCTGCACTTCGGGCACCTGCCCGCGATCTTCGTGCCCGCCGGGCCGATGGCCTCCGGGCTGCCGAACAAGGTCAAGGCCCGCACCCGCCAGCTGTTCGCCGAGGGCAAGGTCGGGCGGGAGGAGCTGCTGGACGCCGAGGCCAAGTCGTACCACTCCCCCGGCACCTGCACCTTCTACGGCACCGCGAACTCCAACCAGGCGCTCATGGAGGTCATGGGCCTGCACCTGCCCGGCTCGACGTTCGTCAACCCGCACACCGAGCTGCGTCACGCGCTGACCGAGGCGGCCGGGCGCCGGGCCGTGGAGATCACCGCGCACGGGGCGGAGTACACGCCGATCGGCGAGCTCGTCGACGAGAAGGCGATCGTGAACGCCTGCGTCGCGCTGCTGGCCACGGGCGGCTCCACCAACCACACGCTGCACCTGGTCGCCATGGCGGCCGCCGCGGGGATCGTACTGACCTGGGATGACTTCGCCCGCCTGTCGGGGGTCGTGCCGTCGCTCACCAAGATCTACCCGAACGGCCAGGCGGACGTGAACCACTTCCGCGACGCCGGCGGCATGCAGGTGCTCATCGGCGACCTGCTCGACGAGGGGCTGCTGCACGGTGACGTCATGACCGTGGCCGGCCCGGGCCTCGACCGTTACCGCGAGGCCCCCTCGCTGGTGGACGGCTCGCTGGTGTGGGCGCCGGTGACCGGCGGCAGCAAGGACCTGGACGTGCTGCGGCCGGTGGCGCAGCCGTTCTCGGCCGACGGCGGGATCCACATGGTCGCGGGCAACCTGGGCCGCGCGGTCAGCAAGGTGTCGGCGGTCAAGCCCGAGCACCTGGTGATCGAGGCGCCGGCCAAGGTCTTCGACGACCAGCTGGACCTGCTGAAGGCGTTCGAGGCGGGCGAGCTGGACGGGCAGGACTTCGTGGCGGTCATCCGCTACCAGGGGCCGAGCGCGAACGGCATGCCCGAGCTGCACAAGCTCACGCCGCCGCTGGCGGTGCTGCTCGACCGGGGTCAGCGGGTGGCCATCGTCACCGACGGGCGCATGTCCGGCGCTTCCGGCAAGGTGCCCGCGGCCATCCACCTGTCGCCCGAGGCGGCCGACGGCGGGCCGATCGCGCTGGTCCGCGAGGGCGACGTGATCAGGCTCGACTCGGCGGCCGGGACGCTGGAGCTGCTGGTGCCGGCCGAGGAGCTGGCCCGGCGCACGCCCGAGGGGCGGCCGCTGAGCGACGCGCAGTGGGTCGGTACGGGGCGCGAGCTGTTCGCGGCGTTCCGCCGGATGGCGGGGCACGCCGAGCAGGGGGCCGGGATCTTCGGCGTGAGCGGCGCCGAGTCGCCGCACCACGGCCCCGGACTGGGCTTCCCGGCCGAGGCCGGCGCCTCCCACCTGGAGACGGGCACCCCGGTAGGCGCTCGCCCCGCCGGACTCGCCCGGTGA
- the zwf gene encoding glucose-6-phosphate dehydrogenase — protein MSTHPEPTPAHTADLVVFGGTGDLSMRKLLPALYHSDREGRLSPETRVIAMSRGGLTDADFRGKVDAEVRDGFECRRVRDQVPIEDLAVWERFLARLHHVSVDVGGSDKSGWDALSGLLSGFESRDRVFYLASPPRTFGPFCRELAEAGLVTPRSRVVLEKPLGQDLPSAQAINDEVGAIFEERQIFRIDHYLGKETVQNLLVLRFANAFLEPVWNSLWIDHVQITAAETVGTPGRRGYYDHAGALRDMVQNHLLQLLTLTAMEPPARNDREAIRDEKVKVLQALRPIAGTEVDRFTVRGQYVGAGDMPGYLDEPGSTPPTEASARVETFTAIRAEIKNWRWAGVPFYLRTGKRMPYRRSEIVVQFKDVPHSIFPGGTPNRLVLRLQPEEGIELHIMAKEPGAGEVTLKPVPMSLSFGETFTARVPEAYERLLSDVLAGNPTLFMRRDEVEAAWRWIDPILDAWKADPALPEPYPAGTTGPAGAHELLGRSGRAWHEEDM, from the coding sequence GTGTCCACCCACCCGGAACCCACCCCCGCCCACACCGCCGACCTCGTCGTCTTCGGCGGAACCGGCGACCTGTCCATGCGCAAACTGCTCCCCGCGCTGTACCACAGCGACAGGGAGGGCCGGCTCTCCCCGGAGACCCGCGTGATCGCCATGTCCAGGGGCGGACTGACCGACGCCGACTTCCGCGGCAAGGTGGACGCCGAAGTACGCGACGGCTTTGAATGTCGCCGAGTCCGCGACCAGGTCCCGATCGAGGACCTGGCCGTGTGGGAGCGGTTCCTGGCCCGCCTGCACCACGTGTCGGTCGACGTGGGAGGTTCGGACAAGTCCGGCTGGGATGCGCTGTCCGGCTTGTTGTCTGGTTTCGAGTCGCGTGACCGGGTGTTCTACCTGGCCAGCCCGCCGCGCACGTTCGGGCCCTTCTGCCGGGAGCTGGCCGAGGCCGGGCTGGTGACGCCGCGCTCGCGCGTGGTGCTGGAGAAGCCCCTCGGCCAGGACCTGCCGAGCGCGCAGGCGATCAACGACGAGGTCGGCGCCATCTTCGAGGAGCGCCAGATCTTCCGCATCGACCACTACCTGGGCAAGGAGACCGTCCAGAACCTCCTCGTCCTGCGCTTCGCCAACGCCTTCCTGGAGCCGGTCTGGAACTCGCTGTGGATCGACCACGTCCAGATCACCGCCGCCGAGACCGTCGGCACGCCGGGCCGGCGCGGCTACTACGACCACGCGGGCGCGCTGCGCGACATGGTGCAGAACCACCTGCTCCAGCTCCTCACGCTCACCGCGATGGAGCCGCCGGCCCGCAACGACCGCGAGGCCATCCGCGACGAGAAGGTCAAGGTCCTGCAGGCGCTGCGGCCGATCGCGGGCACGGAGGTCGATCGCTTCACCGTGCGCGGCCAGTACGTCGGCGCCGGCGACATGCCCGGCTACCTCGACGAGCCCGGCTCCACGCCGCCGACCGAGGCCTCGGCGCGGGTGGAGACGTTCACCGCGATCCGGGCCGAGATCAAGAACTGGCGGTGGGCGGGGGTGCCGTTCTACCTGCGGACCGGCAAGCGCATGCCGTACCGGCGCTCGGAGATCGTGGTGCAGTTCAAGGACGTGCCGCACTCCATCTTCCCCGGCGGCACGCCCAACCGCCTGGTGCTGCGGCTGCAGCCGGAAGAGGGCATCGAGCTGCACATCATGGCCAAGGAGCCGGGCGCGGGCGAGGTGACGCTGAAGCCGGTGCCGATGTCGCTGAGCTTCGGCGAGACGTTCACGGCGCGGGTGCCCGAGGCGTACGAGCGGCTGCTGAGCGATGTGCTGGCCGGTAACCCGACGTTGTTCATGCGCCGCGACGAGGTGGAGGCGGCCTGGCGCTGGATCGACCCGATCCTCGACGCCTGGAAGGCCGACCCCGCCCTGCCAGAGCCCTACCCGGCCGGAACCACCGGCCCCGCTGGAGCCCACGAACTGCTCGGCCGCAGCGGTCGCGCTTGGCACGAGGAGGACATGTGA